A stretch of the Lactuca sativa cultivar Salinas chromosome 9, Lsat_Salinas_v11, whole genome shotgun sequence genome encodes the following:
- the LOC111882015 gene encoding 60S ribosomal protein L35a-1 translates to MVKGRQGERVRLYTRGTILGYKRSKSNQYPNTSLVQIEGVNTKDEVSWYQGKRMAYVYKAKVKKNGSHYRCIWGKVTRPHGNTGIVRAKFTSNLPPKSMGSRVRVFMYPSNI, encoded by the exons ATGGTGAAGGGACGTCAAGGTGAACGCGTCAG ACTCTACACCCGAGGAACGATTCTCGGCTACAAAAG GTCGAAATCGAACCAGTATCCGAACACATCGTTGGTTCAAATCGAAGGAGTGAACACGAAAGATGAGGTATCATGGTATCAAGGGAAACGTATGGCGTACGTCTACAAAGCAAAGGTGAAGAAGAACGGATCACACTATCGTTGCATTTGGGGAAAAGTTACCAGGCCTCATGGGAACACCGGTATTGTTCGTGCTAAGTTCACCTCCAATCTCCCTCCTAAATCCATG GGGTCGAGGGTCAGAGTGTTCATGTACCCAAGCAACATTTAA